A stretch of the Methylacidiphilum caldifontis genome encodes the following:
- a CDS encoding MFS transporter has translation MKISSPLFPVSSLLQKVFFFAIHLLLAMEFLLATYSSSSYAVLNRHAVGELAQSPSHASWTSTIFFVGRGLGMFISPWLSQSLGKVRSLYSAIVILILSNLVMAIGEDFYLFLLIRFFLGLAVGAVMMLCQYVLMDFYPINKWPFVTSLFGFLLMTTFGFGPSFGALIQESHWNWREYFTLNVLLHSLGLAFLWALLGKKEEEKRKIPFDGVGFLLITLCFISFQTLASRGQDEDWYNSLFINVLFFIGVASLIYFFVWELGEKKPFFDVRLLLMSNFLIANLIGPLSFGALYGAFSILIGALQEIGYSSFLSSLPLIPMLVCLPILYPLSVYLSNRSDPRPIASFCFALLALFCYMTSTYDFFNRRSYFVQSVLVSQLFLGGMVGILPPLNRMVIEGLSPRHQQIAINWSILLRTFSFTVGAGLLGTLLEHRTAFQQSRLVETRSLFDPSVMEFLQRLRELGLDSLQALKEYAYLVSQRSYILAVDDTFRFCAILYFFVSFFVWASKIKKLKKE, from the coding sequence ATGAAGATTTCTTCTCCGTTATTTCCTGTAAGCTCTTTATTACAAAAAGTTTTCTTTTTTGCTATTCATCTTCTGTTAGCGATGGAATTTCTGTTAGCCACTTACAGCTCCTCAAGCTATGCGGTTCTAAACAGGCATGCTGTGGGTGAGTTGGCTCAAAGTCCTAGTCATGCCTCATGGACTTCAACCATTTTTTTTGTTGGCCGAGGGTTGGGCATGTTTATAAGTCCATGGCTTTCTCAATCTCTTGGTAAAGTGCGTTCCCTTTACAGCGCAATCGTTATTCTTATTTTAAGCAACTTGGTCATGGCTATAGGGGAAGATTTTTATCTCTTTCTTTTAATCAGATTCTTCCTAGGTTTGGCCGTCGGGGCTGTAATGATGCTTTGTCAATACGTCCTGATGGATTTCTATCCCATAAATAAATGGCCCTTTGTTACCAGCTTGTTTGGCTTTCTTCTTATGACTACTTTTGGGTTTGGACCATCCTTTGGAGCTTTAATACAAGAAAGTCATTGGAACTGGAGAGAGTATTTTACTCTAAATGTCCTTTTGCATTCCCTGGGGTTGGCTTTTCTCTGGGCTCTCTTAGGCAAAAAAGAAGAGGAAAAAAGAAAAATTCCTTTCGATGGGGTGGGTTTTTTGTTGATCACTCTCTGTTTTATTTCGTTTCAAACCCTTGCATCCAGAGGTCAAGATGAGGATTGGTATAACTCTTTGTTCATTAACGTGTTGTTTTTTATTGGTGTGGCTTCTTTAATCTATTTTTTTGTTTGGGAACTGGGTGAAAAGAAACCTTTTTTTGATGTGCGTCTTCTTTTAATGTCTAATTTTTTAATCGCCAATTTAATAGGGCCTCTTTCTTTTGGTGCCCTTTATGGAGCTTTTTCCATTCTGATTGGAGCTCTTCAAGAAATCGGCTACAGCTCTTTTCTGTCTTCTTTGCCTCTGATTCCGATGCTAGTGTGCCTGCCTATTCTTTATCCTTTATCCGTTTACTTATCCAATCGTTCCGATCCCAGGCCTATAGCAAGCTTTTGTTTTGCCTTGCTCGCCCTTTTTTGTTACATGACTAGTACTTACGATTTTTTTAATCGAAGATCTTATTTCGTTCAATCCGTTTTGGTTTCACAACTCTTTTTGGGAGGGATGGTGGGGATTTTGCCTCCTCTTAACCGCATGGTCATTGAAGGACTTTCTCCCCGTCATCAACAAATAGCAATTAACTGGAGTATTCTGTTAAGAACCTTTTCTTTTACCGTAGGAGCTGGGCTTCTGGGAACCCTTCTTGAACATCGCACGGCTTTCCAGCAAAGTCGGTTAGTAGAAACCCGTAGTTTGTTTGATCCCTCAGTTATGGAATTCCTTCAGAGACTTAGAGAGCTAGGCTTAGATTCTTTACAGGCTTTGAAAGAATACGCTTATTTGGTAAGCCAAAGAAGTTATATTTTAGCTGTTGATGATACGTTTCGGTTCTGCGCTATTCTTTATTTTTTTGTTAGCTTCTTTGTATGGGCATCCAAAATTAAAAAATTAAAAAAAGAATAG
- a CDS encoding phosphoketolase family protein: protein MNTDTENIDLYVEYWNAANYLAAAQFYLKENPLLRVPLKPEHLKPRIRGHWGSAPGLNLIYVQLNRLIQKTKAQFLFITGPGHCSSAILANLYLEGTYTEFYPEVSQDIDGLTLFCRQFSSPGGVPSHLSAMTPGSIHEGGELGYSLLHAFGAAFDHPQLIVAAVVSDGEAETGPLAASWQSINFLNPLRDGAVLPIFHVNDGKLSGPTIFGRMEDKDIAMFFSGLGYDPLFVCGDDPQKVHADLFKALDQSYLAIRQIQAEAKEKGLKAKPKWPMIVLRTPDGWTGPKEVDGVRIEGTYRSHRSPLMDARENPDHLKILESWLKSYRPEKLFDEKGKLREDLLALAPKGHLRMGASPYANGGSLLVDLALPDFTEYRVPVKQPGTSVSEPTHVLGKYIRDVIRRNPKNFRIFCPDETDSNRLSAVFEVTSRCFVSKIFPDDDYLSPDGRVMEILSEHCCQGWLEGYLFSGRHGLLVSYEAFAMILDSMASQHAKWLKLYREIPWRKPVASLNYLLSSHVWRQEYDGYTHQGPGFIDTLINKKGNVIRIYLPADTNTLLAVMDHCLRSRNYINLVIAEKQPSLDWLDMDEARAHCARGASTWLWASNDNGKPDIVLGCAGDVPTLETVAASWLLQKYFPELKVRVVNVVDLMILSPPAYHPHGIDEQNFINLFTTSQPVLFAFHGYPRMIHDLIHGRPNPARFHVRGYQEEGTTTTSFDMVVLNKISRYNLAIDAIKYALKSVPHLRTKGEELIGFFERKIVEHSTFVRTHLDDMPEIKNWTWSNPITS from the coding sequence CACTTTTACGGGTACCTTTAAAACCCGAACATCTTAAACCTCGAATCCGTGGGCACTGGGGATCTGCTCCTGGTCTTAACCTCATTTATGTCCAACTTAACCGCCTAATTCAGAAAACAAAAGCACAGTTCCTTTTCATAACGGGTCCTGGGCATTGTTCATCAGCCATCCTTGCCAACCTCTATCTTGAGGGAACTTATACCGAATTTTATCCTGAAGTTTCTCAAGATATAGACGGTCTTACCCTATTTTGCAGGCAATTTTCTTCTCCTGGAGGAGTGCCCAGTCACTTGAGCGCGATGACACCCGGGTCGATTCATGAGGGGGGAGAACTGGGCTATTCCCTTTTGCATGCTTTTGGTGCAGCCTTTGATCATCCCCAGCTTATCGTTGCTGCCGTGGTCAGTGATGGAGAAGCCGAAACGGGTCCTCTTGCAGCAAGCTGGCAATCAATCAACTTCCTCAATCCATTAAGAGATGGAGCTGTCCTTCCAATCTTTCATGTGAACGATGGGAAGCTTTCTGGTCCAACGATTTTCGGCAGGATGGAAGACAAGGACATCGCGATGTTTTTTTCTGGCTTGGGATATGACCCTTTGTTTGTTTGTGGTGATGACCCTCAAAAAGTCCATGCGGATCTTTTTAAAGCTTTAGACCAATCCTATCTGGCTATCCGACAAATTCAAGCGGAGGCAAAAGAAAAAGGGCTAAAAGCAAAGCCTAAATGGCCCATGATCGTACTAAGAACTCCTGATGGGTGGACGGGCCCAAAAGAAGTGGATGGAGTACGTATAGAAGGGACTTACCGTTCTCATCGAAGCCCACTTATGGATGCTCGAGAAAACCCAGATCATTTAAAAATTTTGGAATCCTGGCTTAAAAGCTACCGTCCTGAAAAGCTTTTTGATGAAAAGGGAAAGTTAAGAGAAGATCTTTTAGCTCTTGCTCCTAAAGGTCATCTTCGGATGGGAGCAAGTCCCTATGCTAATGGAGGGAGCCTGCTTGTAGATCTCGCTTTGCCCGACTTCACAGAATATAGAGTACCTGTCAAACAACCGGGAACTTCCGTTTCTGAACCTACGCATGTTCTAGGGAAATACATCCGAGATGTGATCCGAAGAAATCCAAAAAATTTTCGAATATTTTGTCCAGATGAAACCGACTCAAACCGGCTATCTGCTGTATTTGAAGTGACATCCCGTTGTTTTGTTTCCAAGATCTTTCCCGATGACGACTATCTTTCCCCCGATGGCCGGGTAATGGAAATTTTAAGTGAACACTGCTGTCAAGGATGGCTTGAGGGTTATTTATTCAGCGGAAGGCATGGGTTGCTAGTTTCTTACGAAGCTTTTGCCATGATCCTTGATTCTATGGCTAGCCAACATGCCAAATGGCTAAAACTCTACAGAGAGATACCTTGGAGAAAACCTGTAGCTTCTCTCAATTATCTTTTATCTTCTCATGTTTGGCGACAGGAATATGATGGCTATACTCACCAGGGTCCAGGATTTATCGACACCTTAATCAATAAAAAAGGCAACGTAATCAGGATTTATCTGCCAGCGGATACCAATACTTTACTTGCAGTCATGGACCACTGCTTAAGAAGTAGGAATTACATTAATCTGGTCATTGCAGAAAAACAACCTTCTCTGGATTGGTTAGACATGGATGAAGCCCGAGCTCATTGTGCAAGGGGAGCCTCAACCTGGTTATGGGCAAGCAACGACAACGGCAAACCAGATATTGTTCTTGGATGTGCTGGCGATGTGCCTACATTGGAAACAGTTGCTGCATCATGGCTTCTACAAAAGTATTTTCCTGAACTTAAAGTACGGGTTGTCAACGTTGTTGACCTTATGATCCTTTCTCCTCCAGCCTATCATCCCCATGGCATCGATGAACAAAATTTTATTAATCTTTTTACTACTTCTCAACCTGTGCTTTTTGCCTTTCATGGATATCCAAGAATGATCCATGACCTCATTCATGGAAGACCTAATCCTGCTCGATTCCATGTTCGTGGCTATCAAGAAGAGGGAACAACAACCACCTCTTTCGACATGGTTGTCTTAAACAAGATCAGCAGATATAATCTGGCTATTGATGCTATAAAATATGCCCTTAAATCTGTTCCCCACCTGCGAACAAAAGGAGAAGAGCTTATAGGTTTCTTTGAAAGAAAGATTGTCGAACATTCAACGTTTGTCCGGACACATCTTGACGACATGCCCGAAATAAAAAACTGGACATGGTCTAATCCAATTACCAGCTGA
- a CDS encoding MFS transporter, protein MPLEPKKKLRQSLLILLQGILSIEFLLGTYSPPAYATFNLYPSGDLGVSPSHASWISTIYFAGQAFGLFLGPWFDRFLGRVRALFFAISFFALFDFLVAVSSDYYLSLFFRLLLGIAGGSTMTLCQLNLLDYYPINRWPFITAYFGFLQVSVFGFGPVLGGFINEYFGWRAYFLTSFSLHVICGLIASWIILFLSDQHPEHETKEVYFDWVGFILILFAALCFQTIVTRGQDEDWYNSTFIDLLFIFGSVSLVYFIVWEIGEKKPFINIKLFLKPTFIISAIIAPVTFAIVYGLFSTLVFNLQLLKNATNFSSFQAGLAMAPLLFFLPFLYPSSVFLSQRIDPRLIASILLTLLGIFCYWTGYYDFFRKRAFFDQFFNQYILLTQVLNGAYVGLVAPLNAIGIHGLSKKNQESAINSVILLRTYFLTWGGGLLGTMVMEHRRDFQQTRLVETFSGQNPESMQFISSLHQLGLNDLQIHSKLVEQAANHSVILALNDTYRLCSWIYFFLALLVWLPSLKKAERYFS, encoded by the coding sequence ATGCCTCTAGAACCAAAAAAGAAACTTAGACAATCTCTTCTTATTCTTTTACAAGGGATTTTAAGCATCGAATTTCTCTTAGGAACATATAGCCCACCTGCTTATGCTACTTTTAATCTTTATCCTTCAGGAGATTTGGGCGTAAGCCCCAGCCATGCTTCCTGGATTTCCACCATTTATTTTGCAGGCCAAGCATTTGGGCTATTTCTTGGTCCCTGGTTCGATCGATTTTTAGGAAGAGTGAGGGCTCTTTTTTTTGCAATCAGTTTTTTTGCCCTTTTTGATTTTCTTGTTGCCGTTAGTTCTGATTACTACTTATCTCTCTTTTTTCGGTTGCTTTTGGGCATCGCTGGGGGAAGCACCATGACTCTCTGCCAGCTTAATCTTCTAGATTATTATCCAATCAATCGCTGGCCTTTCATCACCGCTTATTTTGGTTTTCTCCAAGTTTCTGTTTTTGGATTTGGCCCTGTGTTAGGAGGATTCATCAACGAATATTTCGGCTGGAGAGCCTATTTCCTGACCAGTTTTTCTTTACATGTCATCTGTGGGCTTATCGCAAGTTGGATTATTCTTTTTCTCTCGGATCAACACCCAGAGCATGAAACCAAAGAGGTTTACTTTGATTGGGTGGGCTTTATTCTTATCCTTTTTGCTGCTCTCTGTTTCCAAACAATCGTTACTCGAGGTCAAGATGAAGACTGGTACAACTCAACTTTCATCGATCTTCTTTTTATTTTTGGTTCGGTCTCCCTTGTCTATTTCATAGTTTGGGAAATAGGTGAAAAAAAACCTTTCATTAATATCAAGCTTTTTTTAAAACCCACTTTTATCATTTCTGCCATAATCGCCCCTGTTACCTTTGCGATAGTTTACGGACTTTTTTCAACCCTGGTTTTCAATTTGCAGCTGCTCAAAAACGCTACCAATTTCTCTTCGTTTCAAGCTGGATTAGCCATGGCTCCCCTTCTTTTTTTTCTGCCCTTTCTCTATCCTTCCTCTGTTTTTTTATCTCAACGAATTGATCCTCGGCTCATTGCTTCTATTCTTTTAACTCTGCTTGGCATTTTCTGCTACTGGACAGGATATTATGACTTTTTCAGAAAAAGAGCCTTTTTCGATCAATTTTTTAACCAATACATTCTTCTGACGCAGGTGCTCAATGGAGCTTATGTGGGACTCGTAGCTCCACTCAATGCGATCGGTATTCATGGGTTATCAAAAAAAAATCAGGAATCCGCTATCAATTCAGTTATCCTTTTGCGGACCTATTTCCTTACTTGGGGCGGTGGTCTGCTAGGAACCATGGTTATGGAACACCGGAGGGATTTTCAACAAACAAGACTTGTTGAAACATTTTCTGGGCAAAACCCCGAAAGCATGCAATTTATCTCTTCCTTGCATCAGTTGGGTCTCAATGATCTGCAAATACATTCCAAATTGGTCGAACAAGCCGCTAATCACTCGGTTATCCTTGCCTTAAATGATACTTATCGACTTTGCAGTTGGATTTATTTCTTCTTAGCACTTCTTGTTTGGTTGCCCTCGCTAAAAAAGGCTGAAAGATATTTTTCTTAA